The following are encoded together in the Kribbella voronezhensis genome:
- a CDS encoding MFS transporter, whose protein sequence is MTHRSMTHQPQATGKAWFGVAAITASLFVFLTTELMPVGLLTPLSSSLRVPVGVAGLMVTLYGVSAGLGVPFIVAWTRRVNRRLLLSLLLVVLTLGNLVTAVAPSFPLVLTTRLVMGFASGVFWAIGVSMAMRMVPGPLAGRAAAVVMSGISIAAVVGIPLGIFVESLTGWRRTFLIWAGLSLLVLAAVAVLVPSLPSDNAVPVRAVFGLPRANAQLRLVMVMVVLFVLGHFGAYTFIRPFLEGESATTPTAVTILVMLYGIGGAAGNFLAGHVVTSNFRAGFVVGSGGVVVSLLLLLTAGHQLAAAVVAVTLWGMSFGIVQLCQLNLTQAAAPSTFEAAMSLNTMAYNTSIALGALVGGLFADHAGVRSVFWFGIALTAGSIVVTALTWPKRT, encoded by the coding sequence ATCGATGACTCACCAGCCGCAGGCGACCGGGAAAGCCTGGTTCGGCGTCGCCGCGATCACCGCGAGTCTCTTCGTCTTCCTGACCACCGAACTGATGCCCGTCGGCCTTCTCACCCCGCTGAGTTCCAGCTTGCGGGTCCCGGTGGGAGTCGCCGGCCTGATGGTCACCTTGTACGGCGTATCGGCAGGCCTCGGCGTTCCCTTCATCGTGGCCTGGACCCGGCGGGTCAACCGCCGGCTCCTGCTCTCGCTGCTGCTGGTGGTGCTGACGCTGGGGAACCTCGTCACCGCCGTTGCCCCGAGTTTCCCGTTGGTGCTGACGACCCGCCTGGTGATGGGCTTCGCCAGCGGGGTGTTCTGGGCCATCGGGGTCAGCATGGCGATGCGGATGGTGCCGGGACCGCTGGCCGGCCGGGCAGCGGCGGTGGTGATGTCCGGCATCTCCATCGCCGCTGTCGTGGGCATCCCGCTCGGCATCTTCGTCGAGAGCCTCACCGGCTGGCGCAGGACGTTCCTGATCTGGGCCGGTCTGAGTCTTCTCGTCCTCGCCGCGGTCGCCGTCCTCGTCCCGTCCCTGCCGTCCGACAACGCCGTACCGGTCCGGGCGGTGTTCGGGCTGCCGCGCGCGAACGCACAGCTTCGACTGGTGATGGTCATGGTCGTCTTGTTCGTCCTCGGCCACTTCGGGGCGTACACCTTCATCAGGCCGTTCCTCGAGGGCGAGTCCGCCACGACACCGACCGCCGTCACCATCTTGGTGATGCTGTACGGGATCGGTGGCGCGGCCGGGAACTTCCTCGCCGGACATGTTGTCACCAGCAACTTCCGTGCCGGTTTCGTCGTCGGCAGCGGGGGCGTGGTGGTGTCGTTGCTGTTGCTGCTGACGGCCGGTCACCAGCTTGCTGCCGCAGTCGTCGCGGTCACCTTGTGGGGCATGTCCTTCGGCATCGTGCAGCTGTGTCAGCTCAACCTCACCCAAGCCGCCGCGCCCAGTACGTTCGAAGCCGCGATGTCACTCAACACCATGGCCTACAACACCTCGATCGCCCTGGGCGCGCTGGTCGGTGGCCTGTTCGCCGACCATGCGGGAGTGCGGAGCGTCTTCTGGTTCGGCATCGCGCTGACCGCCGGATCCATCGTCGTCACCGCACTCACCTGGCCGAAACGCACTTAG